A genome region from Syntrophorhabdaceae bacterium includes the following:
- the raiA gene encoding ribosome-associated translation inhibitor RaiA: MDITTSFRHVDTSEDVRRYVEDKLSRLQKYVETPLDIHVVISLERKYRQRIDVMFTINGVVINAHEVMDDIYAAIDKILDKLERRLTKYRDKMKEYRESKSKRPVATPDVEEFGIIVSRTVDAKPMDPEEAVMQLKASGDMFMVFREREGDNVCIVYKRKDGKFSLIETAGKGS; this comes from the coding sequence ATGGATATCACAACCAGCTTCAGGCACGTTGATACCAGCGAAGACGTAAGGCGATATGTCGAAGACAAGCTCTCCCGTCTTCAGAAGTACGTGGAGACGCCTCTCGACATACACGTGGTCATCTCCCTTGAGCGGAAGTATCGCCAGCGTATCGATGTCATGTTCACCATCAATGGGGTCGTCATTAATGCACACGAGGTCATGGATGATATCTATGCGGCGATCGACAAGATACTGGACAAGCTCGAACGGAGGCTTACAAAATACCGCGACAAGATGAAGGAATACCGCGAGAGCAAGTCGAAACGCCCCGTCGCGACACCTGACGTGGAGGAATTTGGCATCATCGTGTCGAGGACCGTTGATGCCAAGCCCATGGATCCCGAAGAGGCCGTGATGCAGCTCAAGGCGTCGGGAGACATGTTCATGGTCTTCCGGGAACGGGAGGGAGACAACGTGTGCATCGTCTACAAAAGGAAGGATGGAAAATTCAGCCTCATTGAAACTGCGGGGAAGGGGTCTTGA
- a CDS encoding PTS sugar transporter subunit IIA — translation MRLTEILRESSVISDIKGKTKKEILAELAEQLKAAGLIQDIEPVVRIIMEREALGSTGIGDGVAIPHGKMKGSGSVLVAFGRSREGVDFDAADGEPVHLFFLVLAPEDSASLHLKVLSRISKILRDPSFRKKLLKAPDAHCLYESIVEEDEKL, via the coding sequence TTGAGGCTTACAGAGATATTGAGAGAATCATCGGTCATCTCCGATATCAAAGGGAAGACCAAAAAAGAGATCCTCGCCGAGCTTGCAGAACAGCTTAAGGCCGCGGGGCTCATACAGGACATTGAACCCGTGGTCAGGATCATCATGGAGCGGGAGGCCCTGGGGAGTACGGGTATAGGAGATGGGGTAGCCATCCCCCATGGCAAGATGAAAGGTTCGGGCAGCGTCCTCGTGGCGTTCGGCCGTTCCCGGGAGGGCGTCGATTTCGATGCCGCCGACGGGGAACCGGTGCACCTTTTCTTTCTGGTCCTCGCCCCCGAGGACTCAGCGAGTCTCCACCTGAAGGTTCTGTCGCGGATCTCGAAGATCCTTCGCGACCCCTCCTTCAGAAAGAAGCTGCTTAAGGCCCCCGATGCCCATTGCCTGTACGAGAGCATCGTGGAAGAGGACGAAAAGCTGTAG
- the hprK gene encoding HPr(Ser) kinase/phosphatase produces the protein MKGIEVQRLVDDELYGLELEVLAGKKGLARKIYNPRIQKLGLVITGHMVYLHPHRVQILGNIEISYLRSLAEAESKRIIRELCRNNVVCFIISRNLKIPEFFVVSAEEKGIPLLRTKLVTSIFIERITKLLDEKLAPSTTVHGVLMDILGVGALIMGRPGIGKSENALELIMRGHRLVVDDAVHVRKTGAIDLYGEAPEMIKSLLEIRGVGIVDIRHLFGVSAVLDKKKIDLVIELFDWDTSLECERVGLREDRYKVLSVDLPFVKIPISSGKNVSAIIELACRNFILRRQGINTVIELEKRMQRSMEDKAE, from the coding sequence ATGAAGGGAATAGAGGTTCAACGGCTTGTAGATGACGAACTTTATGGACTGGAACTCGAGGTCCTTGCGGGGAAGAAGGGTCTTGCCCGCAAGATCTACAACCCAAGGATCCAGAAGCTCGGTCTTGTCATAACGGGCCACATGGTCTACCTCCACCCCCACAGGGTCCAGATACTGGGCAATATCGAGATCTCCTACCTGAGGTCGCTTGCGGAGGCCGAGAGCAAGCGGATCATCAGGGAGCTCTGCAGGAACAACGTGGTGTGCTTCATCATCTCGCGGAACCTGAAGATCCCCGAGTTCTTCGTGGTCTCCGCCGAGGAAAAGGGCATTCCCCTTCTACGGACAAAACTCGTCACATCGATATTCATCGAGAGGATAACAAAGCTTCTCGATGAGAAGCTTGCCCCGTCGACCACCGTCCACGGCGTGCTGATGGATATTCTCGGCGTGGGTGCCCTCATTATGGGAAGGCCCGGCATCGGCAAGAGCGAGAATGCCCTCGAGCTCATCATGCGGGGCCATCGCCTTGTCGTGGACGACGCCGTCCATGTCAGGAAGACCGGTGCCATCGATCTCTATGGCGAGGCACCGGAGATGATAAAGAGTCTTCTTGAGATACGGGGTGTCGGCATTGTCGATATCCGCCACCTTTTCGGGGTGTCGGCGGTCCTCGACAAGAAGAAGATAGATCTTGTCATCGAGCTTTTCGACTGGGACACGTCCCTCGAGTGCGAGCGCGTGGGTTTGAGGGAAGACAGGTACAAGGTGCTCAGTGTCGATCTGCCTTTTGTCAAGATACCCATCAGTTCCGGCAAGAACGTCTCGGCGATCATCGAACTGGCATGCCGCAATTTCATCCTCCGCAGGCAGGGTATCAACACCGTCATCGAGCTGGAGAAGAGAATGCAAAGATCCATGGAGGACAAGGCGGAATGA
- the rapZ gene encoding RNase adapter RapZ: MKDILIVSGISGSGKTTFLRALEDIGFFCVDNFPIQLLLKFLELNRDEGEKITQCAFVIDVRLRDFFENGQDVIKKVKKDFGAKVLFLESSEESLVRRYRETRRSHPLFASSNVKDALKEERRLMTWLRNMADQVIDTTHLTPHELRRLALHKYGAQEQRMKINIMSFGYAFGLPLEADIVLDVRFLPNPFFVEDLRDQTGLDREVTEFIKSQEVFKKYFLFLSDFLLYLIPLFEKEGKSYLTVCFGCTGGKHRSVFIAGELAEQLNTMGYSVSTVHRDIDKK; this comes from the coding sequence ATGAAGGACATCCTCATCGTCAGCGGCATCTCCGGCTCCGGTAAGACAACCTTTTTGCGGGCGCTCGAGGACATAGGATTCTTTTGTGTCGACAATTTTCCCATCCAACTGCTCCTCAAATTCCTCGAACTCAATCGCGACGAGGGAGAGAAGATAACGCAGTGCGCCTTTGTTATCGACGTGCGCCTCAGGGATTTTTTTGAGAACGGGCAAGACGTCATCAAGAAGGTCAAGAAGGATTTCGGCGCGAAGGTCCTTTTTCTGGAAAGCTCCGAGGAGAGCCTCGTGCGGAGATACCGCGAGACGAGGCGTTCCCACCCCCTCTTCGCCTCGTCCAACGTCAAGGATGCCTTGAAGGAAGAGCGCAGGCTGATGACGTGGCTCAGGAACATGGCCGATCAGGTCATCGACACGACCCACCTGACGCCCCATGAACTGCGCCGCCTGGCGCTCCATAAATACGGGGCGCAGGAGCAGCGGATGAAGATCAATATCATGTCCTTCGGGTACGCCTTCGGGCTCCCCCTCGAGGCCGACATAGTCCTCGACGTGAGATTCCTGCCGAACCCCTTTTTCGTTGAAGATCTTCGGGACCAGACGGGGCTCGACCGTGAGGTGACGGAGTTCATCAAGTCACAGGAAGTATTCAAGAAATATTTCCTTTTTCTTTCAGATTTTTTGTTGTACCTTATACCTCTATTCGAGAAGGAAGGAAAAAGCTATCTCACGGTTTGCTTTGGCTGTACGGGCGGAAAGCACCGGTCTGTCTTCATCGCCGGCGAACTGGCGGAGCAGCTCAATACCATGGGTTATAGTGTGTCCACGGTTCACAGGGATATAGACAAGAAGTAA
- a CDS encoding PTS sugar transporter subunit IIA, which yields MTGLVVVAHFNLAREMVAATELIMGKQEQFIAVDIFPDDQVEKTKEKIVLALKNSDTGDGVIILTDMFGGTPSNISLSFLEDEKVEVVAGVNLPMLIKLVTYREGRPLDELAGFITQYGQKNIYLATDVLKARKKD from the coding sequence ATGACGGGTCTCGTAGTGGTGGCACACTTCAATCTCGCGCGGGAGATGGTGGCGGCCACGGAATTGATCATGGGGAAACAGGAACAGTTCATCGCCGTCGACATTTTCCCCGACGATCAGGTGGAGAAAACAAAAGAAAAGATTGTCCTGGCTCTTAAGAACAGCGACACCGGTGACGGGGTCATCATCCTGACGGACATGTTCGGCGGTACCCCGTCGAACATCAGCCTTTCCTTCCTGGAGGACGAAAAGGTGGAAGTGGTGGCCGGAGTGAATCTTCCCATGCTCATCAAGCTGGTGACATACAGGGAGGGGCGGCCGCTCGACGAGCTGGCCGGCTTCATCACGCAGTACGGGCAGAAGAACATATATCTCGCTACGGACGTGTTGAAGGCAAGAAAAAAGGACTGA
- a CDS encoding HPr family phosphocarrier protein, with translation MQEGIFTIRNRLGLHARAAAMFVKAAARFNSNVMVEKDGMQVNGKSIMGLLMLACPLGSKIILKIEGADEDKAFLELGGLIDDGFKEE, from the coding sequence ATGCAGGAAGGGATATTTACAATCAGGAACAGGCTCGGACTCCACGCGCGCGCGGCTGCGATGTTCGTCAAGGCAGCGGCCAGGTTCAACTCCAACGTGATGGTCGAAAAGGACGGGATGCAGGTGAACGGCAAGAGCATCATGGGCCTTTTAATGCTGGCCTGCCCCTTGGGAAGCAAGATAATCCTCAAGATCGAGGGAGCGGATGAGGATAAGGCCTTCCTGGAACTGGGAGGCCTTATCGACGATGGATTTAAAGAAGAATGA
- the ptsP gene encoding phosphoenolpyruvate--protein phosphotransferase encodes MKEEIFVNKILKGIGVSSGITIGRVRLIDRGKVSIAKRSITAHQVEREVSRIKAAIQGAIDQLDHIKDSIPDDDVRKHAFIIDAHILILQDAFFTDSVMDVIRSELINAEWALEVVVSRFLASFDKVEDPYLRERGQDIKYIYDRLARILVVGKTSPISSRSVKGKSIIIAHDLSPADTIQLNLNRISGFATDVGGRTSHTSIVARALEIPAVVGVGNVTSLVKNNDLVIIDGDDGVVIINPAKEVQKEYIAKQVHLRNQKKEYLRVARLKAETRDGFRLRVGANIELLAELDIVEKYGAVGIGLYRTEYIYLSRKGDLPTEMDHYHIYRRLAEKKSLQYITIRTLDIGGDKFVSEIEMPKEINPAMGLRAIRLCIKEIPLFKAQLKGILRASEYGPLRILIPMVSGIEEVRRTKAIIAECMEELSRKRITYNKDIKTGIMIEVPSACMISDMLAAEVDFFSIGTNDLIQYALAIDRVNEYVSYLYEPLHPAVLKMIKKAVDDAHAHRITIALCGEMAGEPRYVPVLLGLGLDEISMNPYSIPRAKKTIRGLDHGYCRELLEEIMKKDSPAEAELLLENEMARLFPGDFPKVRG; translated from the coding sequence ATGAAAGAAGAAATATTTGTCAATAAGATCCTGAAAGGGATCGGCGTCTCCTCGGGAATAACCATAGGGAGGGTGCGCCTCATCGACCGGGGCAAGGTTTCGATAGCGAAACGCTCCATAACGGCGCACCAGGTCGAGCGCGAGGTAAGCCGCATCAAGGCCGCCATTCAGGGGGCCATTGATCAGCTCGATCACATCAAGGACTCCATCCCTGACGATGACGTCAGGAAACACGCCTTCATCATCGATGCCCACATCCTGATCCTGCAGGACGCCTTCTTCACCGATTCCGTCATGGACGTGATACGCAGCGAGCTGATAAATGCGGAATGGGCCCTGGAAGTCGTGGTTTCCCGGTTCCTCGCCAGCTTTGACAAGGTGGAAGACCCCTACCTCAGGGAAAGGGGCCAGGACATAAAATATATCTACGATAGACTCGCCCGGATCCTCGTTGTGGGAAAGACATCGCCCATAAGCTCCAGGTCGGTGAAGGGCAAATCCATCATCATCGCCCACGATCTCTCGCCTGCCGACACGATCCAGTTGAATCTCAACCGCATCTCGGGTTTCGCCACCGACGTGGGCGGCAGGACCTCCCATACGTCCATCGTCGCACGCGCCCTCGAGATCCCCGCCGTCGTCGGCGTGGGGAACGTCACGAGCCTCGTCAAGAACAACGACCTTGTCATCATAGACGGGGACGATGGCGTTGTCATCATCAACCCCGCCAAAGAGGTTCAGAAAGAGTACATTGCCAAGCAGGTCCATCTGAGGAACCAGAAAAAGGAGTACCTCCGGGTGGCAAGGCTCAAGGCGGAGACAAGGGACGGCTTCCGGCTGAGGGTGGGCGCCAACATAGAGCTCCTTGCCGAGCTGGACATCGTCGAAAAATACGGGGCCGTTGGCATCGGCCTCTACAGGACGGAATATATCTACCTTTCACGAAAGGGTGATCTCCCCACGGAGATGGACCATTACCACATTTACCGCAGGCTCGCCGAGAAGAAGAGCCTTCAGTACATCACCATCAGGACCCTCGACATCGGCGGCGACAAGTTCGTTTCCGAGATCGAGATGCCCAAGGAGATAAACCCCGCGATGGGCTTGAGGGCCATAAGGCTCTGCATCAAGGAAATTCCCCTTTTCAAGGCGCAGCTGAAGGGGATCTTGAGGGCCAGCGAATATGGGCCTCTTCGTATCCTCATCCCCATGGTCTCGGGCATCGAAGAGGTGCGCAGGACAAAGGCCATCATCGCCGAGTGCATGGAAGAGCTTTCGCGGAAGCGTATCACCTACAACAAGGACATCAAGACGGGGATCATGATAGAGGTCCCGTCGGCGTGCATGATAAGCGATATGCTGGCCGCTGAGGTCGATTTCTTCAGCATCGGCACGAACGATCTCATCCAGTATGCCCTCGCCATAGACAGGGTCAACGAATACGTCTCGTACCTCTACGAGCCCCTCCATCCGGCCGTCCTCAAGATGATCAAGAAGGCCGTTGACGATGCCCACGCCCACAGGATCACCATTGCGCTCTGCGGGGAGATGGCGGGGGAGCCGCGCTATGTTCCGGTGCTGCTCGGCCTCGGTCTTGACGAGATAAGCATGAACCCCTATTCCATACCCCGGGCGAAGAAGACCATACGGGGACTGGATCACGGATACTGCCGGGAGCTCCTGGAGGAGATCATGAAGAAGGACTCGCCGGCGGAAGCGGAGCTTCTTCTAGAGAACGAAATGGCAAGATTATTCCCCGGAGATTTTCCAAAGGTCCGGGGATAG
- the metK gene encoding methionine adenosyltransferase codes for MGMSRFLFTSESVAEGHPDKVSDQISDAVLDAIIKDDPRARVACETYVTTGLALVGGEITTSSYVNVPEIVRETVKGIGYNDSSMGFDWETCAVLTAIDEQSPDIAMGVNETSDHEQGAGDQGLMFGYACNETAEFMPMSIMYAHKLIKKLADVRKDGTLPFLRPDGKSQVTVEYIDRKPIRVDAVVIAAQHNPDVTIEKIREGITEEVIRKIVPAELMDDNTKIFINSTGRFVVGGPKGDCGVTGRKVIVDTYGGVGSHGGGAFSGKDPSKVDRSASYMARYIAKNLVAAGVADRLELQIAYTIGVAEPVSVMIDTQGTSKISPDKIARIVNDLFDMRPRKIIERLDLLRPIYKMTACGGHFGRSEPEFTWEKLDMVEEIKKAAGI; via the coding sequence ATGGGAATGAGCAGGTTTTTATTCACGTCCGAATCGGTTGCCGAAGGACATCCGGACAAGGTTTCCGACCAGATATCCGATGCGGTGCTCGACGCCATCATCAAAGACGACCCCAGGGCACGGGTTGCCTGTGAGACATACGTGACGACGGGTCTTGCGCTTGTCGGCGGAGAGATCACCACATCGAGCTACGTCAATGTCCCTGAGATAGTCAGGGAGACGGTAAAGGGAATAGGATACAACGACTCCTCGATGGGCTTCGACTGGGAAACCTGCGCGGTCCTGACGGCCATCGACGAACAGTCGCCCGACATCGCCATGGGTGTCAACGAGACATCCGACCACGAGCAGGGCGCCGGCGACCAGGGTCTCATGTTCGGGTATGCCTGCAACGAGACGGCTGAGTTCATGCCCATGTCCATCATGTATGCCCACAAGCTCATCAAGAAGCTTGCCGACGTCCGCAAGGACGGGACGCTTCCCTTTCTGCGCCCTGACGGCAAGAGCCAGGTGACCGTAGAGTATATCGACAGGAAGCCCATCAGGGTGGATGCCGTCGTCATCGCCGCCCAGCACAACCCCGATGTGACCATCGAGAAGATACGCGAGGGCATCACGGAAGAGGTCATCAGGAAGATCGTTCCGGCGGAGCTTATGGACGACAACACGAAGATATTCATCAATTCCACGGGAAGGTTCGTTGTTGGCGGCCCCAAGGGTGACTGCGGCGTGACGGGACGAAAGGTCATCGTCGACACTTACGGCGGGGTAGGAAGCCACGGCGGCGGCGCATTTTCGGGCAAGGACCCGTCAAAGGTCGACCGCAGCGCATCTTACATGGCGCGCTACATCGCCAAGAACCTCGTTGCCGCAGGCGTTGCCGACAGGCTCGAACTGCAGATAGCGTACACGATCGGCGTGGCGGAGCCTGTGTCCGTCATGATAGACACGCAGGGAACCTCCAAGATCAGCCCCGACAAGATAGCCCGGATAGTCAACGATCTCTTCGACATGAGGCCGAGAAAGATCATTGAGAGACTGGACCTTCTCAGGCCCATCTACAAAATGACGGCCTGCGGCGGCCATTTCGGCAGGAGCGAACCGGAATTTACCTGGGAGAAGCTGGACATGGTGGAAGAGATCAAAAAGGCGGCAGGAATATAG
- the ahcY gene encoding adenosylhomocysteinase, whose protein sequence is MDYDVKDIKLADTGLERIEWAGRRMPVLGQIAERFAKKKPLKGVKIACCLHVTAETGNLMKTLKAGGADVVLCASNPLSTQDEVAAAIVKHFKIPAFCIKGETDRQYYEHIMKALAFMPNITMDDGADLVGALHMIAFDRSEALHDTIKKWYKKLGKKEKQALVSDVVGSMEETTTGVIRLKSMEKEGVLQFPVVAVNDALTKHMFDNRYGTGQSTIDGILRATNVLFAGATFVLAGYGWCGKGVTMRAKGLGAHVVVAEVDPLRALEAHMDGFEVMEMGKAAAIGDIFVTTTGDIHVIREEHFKKMKDGAMVCNSGHFNVELDLDALEKMKKSKRRIRGFIDEYTLKDGKKIFVLGEGRLVNLACAEGHPSDVMDMSFANQALCSEYMWKNAKKLEKKVYSVPKAIDEQVAMLKLASAGITIDTLTPEQKTYLASWEMGT, encoded by the coding sequence ATGGATTATGATGTAAAAGATATAAAACTGGCCGATACCGGGCTGGAAAGAATAGAATGGGCGGGAAGAAGGATGCCCGTCCTGGGGCAGATCGCCGAGAGGTTTGCGAAGAAGAAGCCCCTGAAGGGCGTCAAGATCGCCTGCTGTCTTCATGTAACGGCGGAGACGGGGAATCTCATGAAAACCTTGAAGGCGGGCGGCGCCGACGTGGTGCTGTGCGCCTCGAACCCCTTAAGCACCCAGGACGAAGTTGCGGCGGCCATCGTCAAGCATTTCAAGATACCCGCTTTTTGCATAAAGGGTGAGACGGACCGCCAGTACTACGAACACATCATGAAGGCCCTTGCCTTTATGCCCAATATCACGATGGACGACGGTGCCGATCTTGTCGGTGCCCTCCACATGATCGCCTTCGACCGCTCCGAGGCCCTCCATGACACCATCAAAAAATGGTACAAGAAGCTTGGCAAGAAGGAAAAACAGGCCCTTGTCAGTGATGTCGTTGGTTCCATGGAGGAAACAACGACGGGCGTCATCCGCTTGAAGAGCATGGAAAAGGAAGGCGTTCTCCAGTTTCCCGTCGTCGCCGTCAACGACGCATTGACGAAACACATGTTCGACAATCGCTACGGCACCGGCCAGAGCACCATCGACGGCATACTGCGCGCCACGAACGTTCTTTTTGCCGGCGCCACCTTCGTGCTTGCCGGGTACGGCTGGTGCGGCAAGGGCGTCACCATGAGAGCGAAAGGTCTCGGCGCCCACGTCGTCGTCGCCGAGGTCGATCCCCTTCGGGCGCTTGAGGCCCACATGGATGGGTTCGAGGTCATGGAGATGGGGAAGGCGGCGGCCATCGGCGATATCTTCGTAACCACCACCGGCGACATCCACGTCATCCGCGAGGAACACTTCAAGAAGATGAAGGACGGGGCCATGGTCTGCAACTCGGGACATTTCAATGTCGAGCTCGATCTGGACGCCCTGGAAAAGATGAAGAAGTCGAAAAGGCGGATCCGCGGCTTCATCGATGAGTATACCCTGAAGGACGGGAAGAAGATATTCGTACTCGGTGAGGGCAGGCTCGTCAATCTCGCCTGCGCCGAAGGGCATCCATCGGACGTCATGGATATGAGTTTCGCCAACCAGGCGCTCTGCTCGGAATACATGTGGAAGAACGCCAAGAAGCTGGAAAAGAAGGTCTACTCCGTACCCAAGGCCATAGATGAGCAGGTGGCCATGCTCAAGCTCGCCTCGGCGGGCATCACCATCGACACGTTGACGCCGGAGCAGAAGACGTACCTCGCGTCCTGGGAGATGGGAACGTGA
- a CDS encoding PfkB family carbohydrate kinase, giving the protein MIKLLVAGTVAYDSIETPFGKADNVLGGSALHFTNAASFFTDVGIVATVGSDFDMEGISFLKERSVDMSGIEVDHGKTFRWEGKYGYDLNQAITLKTELNVIETFRPKVPEDYRSADFLFLANIDPELQLHVIDQVERPAALVLDTMNFWIENKYDALMKVIARVDMLVINEAELREITKEHNLVKGARKLIELGPVCIVVKRGEYGVFMMNRDEVFLAPAYPLEDVFDPTGAGDTFAGGFMGYLANVGEATSETVKQAIIMGTVMASFNVEDFSINRIKKLTMPEIKERYHALKGCMQFGDISL; this is encoded by the coding sequence GTGATCAAGCTTCTCGTTGCGGGAACGGTAGCGTATGACTCCATAGAGACCCCCTTCGGAAAGGCAGACAATGTCCTCGGGGGGTCGGCCCTTCACTTCACCAATGCCGCCAGCTTCTTCACCGATGTAGGCATTGTGGCCACAGTGGGCAGCGATTTCGACATGGAGGGCATCTCCTTTCTCAAGGAGCGCAGCGTCGACATGTCTGGAATCGAGGTCGATCATGGGAAAACCTTTCGCTGGGAAGGCAAGTACGGATACGATCTCAACCAGGCGATAACGCTCAAGACAGAGCTCAATGTCATAGAGACATTCAGGCCGAAGGTACCCGAAGACTACCGCAGCGCCGACTTCCTATTCCTCGCCAACATAGACCCCGAGCTCCAGCTTCACGTCATCGATCAGGTGGAAAGACCGGCGGCCCTTGTCCTCGACACCATGAACTTTTGGATCGAGAACAAGTACGATGCTCTCATGAAGGTGATAGCCCGGGTGGACATGCTCGTCATCAACGAGGCGGAACTGCGGGAGATCACAAAGGAACACAACCTCGTTAAGGGAGCCCGGAAGCTCATCGAGCTCGGCCCCGTATGCATCGTCGTCAAGCGTGGCGAGTACGGCGTCTTCATGATGAACCGGGACGAGGTTTTCCTCGCCCCCGCCTATCCCCTGGAAGACGTCTTCGACCCCACCGGCGCAGGCGACACCTTTGCCGGCGGCTTCATGGGCTATCTCGCCAACGTCGGCGAGGCCACTTCCGAGACGGTGAAACAGGCGATCATCATGGGCACCGTCATGGCCTCCTTCAACGTCGAGGACTTCAGCATCAACAGGATCAAGAAACTGACGATGCCGGAGATCAAGGAAAGATACCACGCCCTGAAGGGCTGCATGCAGTTCGGGGACATAAGTCTGTAA
- a CDS encoding glycosyltransferase family 9 protein has product MGPASPPKMSAEDEVLVVHLGGLGDVCLAESLFLSLREHFGDRLVGLGNRRFLDLFSGYFKRTHGVESRHWLYLFSEKLAGPRWGRIIFIGKDRRGSIRRRWKAHSVAEPMFVDMYPDGSFDPPPEGEEAPPIEKAHIEDYQLDQLSRSGIKPRRKEITPKMGQRVILYPEQGFLKEKWPAENFVALRDLFRGRGADALLMRPPGLLLSAEGSLFLEDLADVKRLFDDGGIFVSNDSGMAHLAGACGLATVTIFTAFDPAIWHPRGRNISLRFGVDRVDARLVGEMIEETIKNQ; this is encoded by the coding sequence ATGGGACCGGCATCCCCCCCCAAAATGTCGGCTGAGGACGAGGTCCTCGTTGTCCACCTCGGCGGTCTCGGCGACGTCTGTCTCGCGGAGTCCCTGTTCCTGTCGCTGCGGGAACATTTCGGCGACCGCCTCGTCGGTCTCGGCAACAGGCGTTTTCTTGACCTTTTCAGTGGCTATTTCAAAAGGACGCACGGCGTGGAATCGAGGCACTGGCTGTACCTCTTTTCTGAAAAGCTCGCCGGGCCGCGCTGGGGGCGGATCATATTTATCGGCAAGGACAGGCGGGGTTCCATCCGCAGACGGTGGAAAGCGCATTCCGTCGCGGAGCCCATGTTCGTCGACATGTATCCCGACGGGTCCTTCGACCCGCCGCCCGAGGGTGAAGAAGCGCCTCCCATTGAGAAGGCGCACATCGAAGACTATCAGCTTGACCAACTTTCCCGGTCAGGGATCAAACCCCGAAGAAAGGAGATAACCCCAAAAATGGGCCAGAGGGTCATTCTCTACCCGGAGCAAGGGTTTTTAAAAGAGAAATGGCCGGCGGAGAACTTTGTCGCCCTCCGGGACCTCTTCAGGGGGAGGGGTGCAGATGCCCTCCTCATGAGGCCCCCGGGGCTTTTGCTCTCGGCGGAAGGATCGCTTTTCTTGGAAGACCTGGCCGACGTGAAGAGGCTTTTCGATGACGGGGGCATCTTTGTATCAAACGATTCCGGCATGGCCCACCTCGCCGGTGCCTGCGGACTCGCCACGGTAACCATCTTCACGGCCTTCGATCCCGCCATCTGGCACCCCAGGGGAAGGAACATCTCGCTCAGGTTCGGGGTGGACAGGGTGGATGCCCGTTTAGTGGGTGAAATGATCGAGGAGACGATTAAGAACCAATAA